From the Streptomyces nigrescens genome, one window contains:
- a CDS encoding BlaI/MecI/CopY family transcriptional regulator codes for MGGKSFGKAPGGGGTPGREEFGDSGRERARRRGQGQLEAQVLAALHEASGPATAAWVQERLGGDLAYTTVMTILSRLHAKQAVTRERSGRAYVWTPAADEAGLAALRMRRVLDGEPDRDAVLTSFVSALSAHDEQVLRTLLDRATADAPATADGPVTADGPAPAGDPAAESGTDRRR; via the coding sequence GTGGGCGGGAAGTCCTTCGGGAAGGCGCCGGGCGGTGGGGGAACCCCTGGGCGGGAGGAGTTCGGCGACTCCGGACGGGAGCGCGCCCGCCGGCGCGGACAGGGCCAGCTGGAGGCCCAGGTGCTGGCCGCGCTGCACGAGGCATCGGGCCCGGCCACCGCCGCCTGGGTGCAGGAGCGGCTCGGCGGCGACCTGGCGTACACGACCGTGATGACGATCCTGTCCCGGCTGCATGCCAAGCAGGCCGTCACCCGTGAGCGGTCCGGCCGCGCCTACGTCTGGACCCCGGCCGCCGACGAGGCCGGTCTCGCGGCGCTGCGGATGCGCCGTGTACTGGACGGCGAACCGGACCGGGACGCCGTACTGACCAGCTTTGTCTCCGCGCTCTCCGCACACGACGAGCAGGTGCTGCGCACCCTCCTCGACCGCGCCACGGCCGACGCCCCGGCCACGGCCGACGGGCCCGTCACGGCGGACGGCCCGGCGCCCGCCGGCGACCCGGCCGCTGAGTCCG